From a single Maniola hyperantus chromosome 3, iAphHyp1.2, whole genome shotgun sequence genomic region:
- the LOC117996738 gene encoding E3 ubiquitin-protein ligase SIAH1A-like has protein sequence MSTNNKRRGASGSSCAVPGVHALVSVPTAMSADLASLFECPVCFDYVLPPILQCQSGHLVCSSCRPKLSCCPTCRGPLGNIRNLAMEKVASNVMFPCKHSNTGCTVTLVHTEKAEHEEACEFRPYSCPCPGASCKWQGGLDQVMPHLMMSHKSITTLQGEDIVFLATDINLPGAVDWVMMQSCFNHHFMLVLEKQEKFDGHQQFFAIVQLIGSRKEAENFAYRLELNGHRRRLTWEAMPRSIHEGVSSAIMNSDCLVFDTSLAQLFADNGNLGINVTISIA, from the coding sequence ATGAGCACAAACAACAAGAGGCGTGGAGCTAGCGGTTCCAGTTGTGCTGTCCCCGGGGTGCACGCGCTCGTCAGTGTGCCCACCGCGATGTCTGCCGACCTAGCCTCGCTGTTCGAATGCCCGGTTTGCTTCGACTATGTGCTGCCGCCGATCCTGCAGTGCCAGAGCGGGCACCTGGTGTGCTCCAGCTGTAGGCCCAAGCTGTCATGCTGCCCCACGTGCCGCGGCCCGCTCGGCAACATCCGCAACCTCGCCATGGAGAAGGTGGCCAGCAATGTGATGTTCCCTTGCAAGCATTCCAACACGGGCTGCACTGTTACACTCGTTCACACGGAGAAAGCGGAGCATGAAGAAGCATGCGAGTTTCGGCCGTACTCCTGCCCTTGCCCGGGCGCTTCCTGCAAATGGCAGGGCGGGCTCGACCAGGTCATGCCCCACCTCATGATGTCTCACAAGAGTATCACAACCCTTCAAGGTGAAGACATAGTGTTCCTGGCTACGGACATCAATTTACCCGGTGCAGTCGACTGGGTCATGATGCAGTCCTGCTTCAACCACCATTTCATGTTAGTGCTTGAAAAACAAGAGAAGTTCGATGGCCATCAGCAGTTCTTTGCCATCGTACAGCTTATAGGGTCGCGTAAAGAGGCAGAGAACTTTGCGTATCGGCTAGAACTGAACGGACACAGACGAAGGCTCACTTGGGAGGCGATGCCGCGATCTATCCACGAAGGAGTCTCGTCAGCCATCATGAACTCGGATTGTCTTGTGTTCGATACCTCCCTCGCACAGCTGTTTGCGGACAATGGGAATCTCGGGATTAACGTTACTATATCTATTGCCTAA